From bacterium, one genomic window encodes:
- the ftsH gene encoding ATP-dependent zinc metalloprotease FtsH: MAQMVKDKGPKPAPPNWIQDFLPGQGSGRKKIPPKTHFSLWYFLIVISVLILFQNLYLAGQTQTIPYSQFKSLVTQGKVDQVIIEPDVITGTLKPEGASARGSRFRTFRVEDKALVETLEQGGVIYSGSYENKFLSGLLSWVVPMAVFMLIWFYLIRKMGGGAGVMSFGKSRARIYAEDEVKVTFQDVAGIDEAKEELEEVVEFLRNPEKYRQLGGRIPKGVLLVGPPGTGKTLLARAVAGEAKVPFFSMSGSEFVEMFVGVGAARVRDMFRQAQEHAPCIVFIDELDALGKARGLSPLGGHDEREQTLNQLLVEMDGFDPAKGVIIMAATNRPEILDPALLRPGRFDRQVLIDRPDIKGREAILKVHVSGVKLAKNVNLQEVAARTPGFVGADLANLVNEAALRAARRGKKAVDMQDFDEAIDRIIGGLEKKNRVMNAREKQIVAYHETGHALVAEAVPNADPVRKISIIPRGIAALGYTQQLPTEDRYLMTRSELEDRIAVLLGGRVAEEITFQDVSTGAQNDLQRATDLARSMIMEYGMSERLGLVTFQKERRSMFLESPAIPRDYSEERARMIDEEVEGILSRAHERVKGILEERRELLDKVAKTLLEKEVMEGKELRSMIQEAGFEVREEPLEKERSRLKKKQDSKTPSATE; encoded by the coding sequence GCCCCCCCCAACTGGATTCAGGATTTTCTTCCTGGTCAGGGCTCGGGTAGAAAAAAAATACCTCCCAAGACACACTTCAGCCTTTGGTACTTTCTGATCGTGATATCGGTCTTGATACTGTTTCAAAATCTTTACCTGGCCGGGCAGACCCAGACCATTCCATACAGCCAGTTCAAGTCTTTGGTTACTCAGGGGAAGGTGGATCAGGTGATCATAGAACCCGATGTGATCACGGGTACGCTTAAGCCCGAGGGGGCTTCGGCCAGGGGGTCCAGGTTCCGTACCTTCAGGGTGGAGGACAAGGCTCTTGTGGAAACTCTGGAACAAGGGGGGGTTATCTACTCAGGGAGTTACGAGAACAAGTTTCTCAGCGGCCTTTTGTCCTGGGTAGTGCCCATGGCGGTTTTCATGCTCATCTGGTTCTACCTCATCAGGAAGATGGGAGGGGGAGCAGGAGTCATGTCCTTCGGCAAGAGCAGGGCCAGGATCTATGCCGAGGATGAGGTAAAGGTGACATTTCAGGATGTGGCTGGCATAGACGAGGCCAAGGAGGAACTGGAAGAGGTGGTGGAGTTCCTCAGAAACCCTGAGAAATACAGGCAGCTCGGAGGGCGGATTCCCAAAGGGGTCTTGCTGGTGGGGCCCCCTGGCACCGGCAAGACCCTTCTAGCCAGGGCCGTGGCAGGAGAGGCCAAGGTGCCCTTTTTCAGTATGAGCGGCTCGGAATTTGTGGAGATGTTTGTGGGGGTGGGAGCGGCCAGGGTCAGGGACATGTTCCGCCAGGCTCAGGAGCATGCCCCTTGCATAGTTTTTATAGATGAGCTGGATGCCCTTGGAAAGGCAAGGGGTTTGAGTCCATTAGGGGGGCATGACGAGAGGGAACAGACCCTCAACCAGCTTCTGGTGGAAATGGATGGATTTGATCCGGCCAAGGGGGTCATCATCATGGCCGCCACCAACAGACCCGAGATCTTGGACCCTGCTTTGCTCAGGCCGGGCAGATTCGACAGGCAGGTGCTCATAGACCGTCCTGACATAAAGGGTCGGGAGGCTATTTTGAAGGTACACGTCTCCGGAGTGAAACTGGCCAAGAACGTGAATCTGCAGGAAGTGGCTGCCAGGACTCCCGGATTCGTGGGTGCGGATCTGGCCAACCTGGTCAATGAGGCTGCTCTCAGGGCGGCCCGCAGAGGCAAGAAGGCAGTGGACATGCAGGACTTTGACGAGGCCATAGATCGGATAATCGGAGGTCTGGAAAAGAAAAACAGGGTCATGAACGCCAGGGAAAAACAGATAGTGGCTTACCATGAAACAGGCCATGCACTGGTGGCCGAGGCAGTTCCCAATGCGGATCCTGTCAGAAAAATATCAATAATCCCAAGGGGCATAGCAGCCCTGGGTTACACCCAGCAGCTTCCTACAGAGGACAGATATCTCATGACTCGTTCTGAGCTGGAGGACCGTATTGCCGTGTTGCTGGGGGGCAGGGTGGCAGAGGAAATAACCTTTCAAGACGTCTCCACAGGCGCCCAAAACGACCTGCAAAGAGCCACTGATCTGGCCCGTTCCATGATAATGGAATACGGTATGAGCGAAAGGTTGGGACTGGTGACCTTCCAGAAGGAGCGCAGGTCCATGTTTCTGGAAAGCCCTGCTATCCCTCGGGACTACAGCGAGGAGAGGGCCCGCATGATAGACGAGGAGGTGGAGGGGATCCTGAGCCGGGCCCACGAGAGGGTCAAAGGGATATTGGAAGAAAGACGGGAGCTGCTGGATAAGGTGGCCAAGACCTTGCTGGAAAAGGAGGTGATGGAGGGAAAGGAATTACGCTCCATGATCCAGGAGGCCGGCTTCGAGGTCAGAGAAGAACCCCTGGAAAAGGAGAGATCCAGGCTCAAGAAAAAGCAGGATAGCAAGACACCATCAGCCACCGAGTGA